TTATTTTCAATTAGTTTGTACTTTTCTGCTCCGGCCTGATTGCTTGGTCTTCCAGCCTGATCACTTGCCCGTCGTCTGCGATAACCTTGTATCGAACTGATCGGGTGTTAGCTGTGTAAAAAAAAGGTTGCGACACTTGCCTATTCGCCAAGCGCCTTGCTCCTGGGGCCTGATGGAAGTAAAGTATACAGTTCCAGCGCCTAACATGTAAAGAGTTTTCTTAGAACCATCCAGAATGTGTTTACACGATGGTGTTTCACCTACCCTTGCTGCCTTTTATTCTAAAGCTCAAATCGACCCGGCCTTGCATCAAGTTGATCTAAAACGCGGGGGGGAACGAATCAGCGATTTGACTCTTTCCGGCAttacttttttttttttttttgcgTCCGACACGACATACAGTTCCAGAGATCCAAGGCGATCCCAGCGCTTACAGTTGGATCAGCAACGAGCATAATCCGGGTTTAAGGAAGAAGTACTTACCCCACCACTCGTCCACCAACCTGACGTTTTCACCCAAAAGCGCAATCACTTCTTTCGAGTTTCGCAGCTGGAAAGTCGCCTGGCGGAGTACGGACGATGAAAGGCGCTCTTATCGCCATTATCAGCTTTTGCACAAGTAGTATAATGACGAATGATAAATACCCGAGTTGGTCGcgtggagaaggaaaagacCCCAGCCCAAGCCGAGGAGACCGAGTGCGATGACTACACTCCACGTGTCAGTTCCGTTCATTTCCGTCATTCCAACAAAAGATTCTTGTCCCACCAAACGGAGCAGTTCCCTGTGCATATAACTGTCAGCCCTCCACAATACCGCTCCACTAATCTACTCACCCGGACTTTGGGCAACTCTTTTCCGCCCGGCCTCTCATAAATGAGCCTCGGCCTGCTGGGCCCTTCAAACGCCTCGAAAACCTCCTTCCCATCCCTGCCCTTTCCTCTCTCGCCGACATTGACGTTGCCCTTGTTGGCGGCGGTGCGCGGGGTGCGGGGGGGCATGCCCCGGAGTTCCTCGGGGTGGGCGAGGGTCTGGCGGGGGGAGGCTTTGGCGGTGAAGGATGTGGGCGGGGCCTGGTGGGTGGGGGGAGGTGGGGGGCGTGTGGAGAGGTGTCTCAGGGTGATGCTGCGGcggggggggagggggaggcGTGGGATGTGCATTgttttttgtttttttgTGTGGGATATTTGTGGAGGTGGATTGTCATGAATTGGACTACTCCCCCCGGCAACTTGTTACTCCACTCATCCCGGTCCCAATTTTGAATTTCCACTTCTGGGACTTTAATTGTTTTCTACACCTACACTCTGGGCGTTTTATCTCGTAATTTTTTTTACCATTTGGGCCATCCGCCGGGAATCTGCAAAAGCCAAAATCAGCCATCGCATCTCATACGCACTCTGCAACTGTTAATCCACAAGAGATATATAATCCATAAACCATGTCCGCAGAAGATTTTGAACTTGCCCCAGGACGTGAGCATCTCCCCGCCCTACCCTGTTATCTGCACCACAGCTAAATCCTGCATTAGAAATCTCCGACTCTGTCCGCCACAAACTCGAGATCGGCAAGTAGAGCTCCAACAGACACATCTTTATGACGGTGCGACATGAACTAACGGTACTGTTTTGGGAATTAGAGGAAGGCAACAAGAACGTCCAGTACCAGCGATTCCACACCAAGCAGACACAGGATTACCTCGCCCACCTCCGGCCTAATGTCAAGGACGTCGACCAATTCTGGTTGATCGTTTTGGCAAgtccccttcttctttttcctctttcacAAGGTGCAGGTGCTTACCCTCTTCGACTCGTTGGCAGCTCTCTCACCAGCTTATCGCGCCTCACGTTACTTCCAAACTTGACCAGCACGCGCTTTCGTTCCTCGAGGACATTGAGCTCAAGCAGGATGTCAATGATTTCCGACCTTATGAGCTTGTCTTTGTACGTCCCTCCATCTCACCCTCTCGATTCCATGTTGCGCCTGGGAAAACAATGTTgatttatttatttttaATTGAAACAGCACTTTAAGGAGAACCCATACTTTACCAACAAGACGCTTTCTAAAAAATACACACTCAAAAAGGGTCTCAAGCCTGCGCCCACTGACGGTTCCGTCACTGACGAGCTCCGCAAATTCAACGAGGAGCAGGACCTCCAAGTCAACGTATATCAATTCCCTCGTGTTATCCCCTGTACGACGACGCGATATCAACTGACTTTTTGGGCATAGCCTATAACGATTGACTGGAAAGACGGGCAGAACCTGTGCGAGAGGATGCCGCGCCAGGCACAGGCTCAGCCTGAAGGTGGGGAAGCCGACGACCTCGAGAACGGTTTCGAAGGTGATCCCGGATCCTTCTTTTGGTACTTTCAGGAAAAGGCCGATTTCTTCAACGCAAGTTGtgtctttttttttttaataCAAATAGCGACTGACGGAATGACTTGTTGATGGGACAGTTTGGGGAGCAATTCAAGGATGATATTCTTCCCGAGGCGTTTGCCTACTTTGAAGGCCGTGGCGAGAGCGGTTTCGGGGCCGACTCtgacgacgacgacgacgacgacgactCGCTCgacgaggaggatgatgaggatgaggacgagattgatttggaagaggatgaaaagcccaagaagaagagaaaggtGTGTAAAGATGGGTGCTGCTAATGTGCTTTTGTCCGGGGTGATGACACGAGTGCAGGTTGGTGCGCATTAGCCGTCTGTCGCTGTGTGAAGGGGATGTTTTCTGTTTAGGGGGATGCTCGCTATTGGCTATGGGGATTGGGTGTAAAATGTAACCGGGATAAGAAATGCATAATGCTATTCAACTAGACCTATCGAACGTTCATGTTTGACCTGTCGCACTGTCAGCACCTTACTGAGAGCTGGAGCGAAAAAAGACCGACCTGTTCAAGTATCCGACCTTGTGCACGTCTTCCAGCCACTTGAACACTTCACTCTGTCCCTCGAGCACTGCCAACACTTCCTTTGCGATTCTCTGGTCCCGCGAGACACCGCCCTTCCGTCCCTTTTCAGCGGCCTTGAGGATCCACGCGATCCCCTGGCGAGTACGCTGCCTCTCGTTGAGCGCCCGCGGGGTGAGGATGGTCTTTGCGGACTTGCGCATGGAGAGGATCTTGATGGACGGGGAggcgaggaggatggaCTGGCGGAGGAGCGGCTGCGGTGGGAGATGTGTGGATGCGTGGCTACAGGCATTGTCAGCAAGAGATGTACACAAACGATGTACAAGCAAAAGAGCAGCGACGCACAGCAAAGAAAGTATGTTGTGGACCGTCTTCTGGGCGTCCGACTTTTTCCCGTGCTTCATGAGGCAGTTTGTGAGGAGATCGAGGGTGGGGTcggcggggggggggaggCTGTCCGTGGGGTACCCCCTCGCCGGCCGCTGGGCGGGGGGCGCGGGGGCGGGGGGCGACGTGAAGGcggagggggagggggagggggaggtCAGGTCCCGGATCGCGGCGAACCCAGAGGGGGGGGCGGGAGCGGGGGCCGGGGCATCCTGCAGCCGCCGGGCGGACGTCGCGAGCCGTCGTATCGCAGCGAGGGGGGCGCGCACAGACATcgggggggggggggggggaagTATAGGGGGGAGCAGTTGTAGAGTGTAAAAGACGCagagaaaagaaaacaCCTCCAAATATCACATTACGTAACTTGGAAAAGTTGAAAGTCACTCGCACCCAAAATATTTCTGCTCAGCACAACGTTGCACCATCCACAACACGGCTTTTAGCAATGGGAAAAAGGACATTAGAAGCAGCAGACCTTCCCGTCTCCAAGGCAGCCGCTACGGGCCAGGAGACTGCGCGGAGCCCCGCCATCGACGAGGAGATGGGCGAGTTTGAGGACAGGTGGGAAGACGAGATTGAgagcgaagaagaggagattgTAGTGAACGACGCCGAGGCGGACGGAGATGGCAAGTCGCACTTTCTTTCGGTTCTGTGGCTATACTAACAACTCATAGACGAGTTTACTCCCGCCCAGGAAGACTCTGAATCTGCTCCGCCTGCTACCCAGACGTACCTGCCCGGTACAGCCATCGCCGACGACGAGCAGCTCGTCCCCGACAATTCAGTCTACCTCGCCCTCCACTCTCTCTCCTATTCCTGGCCGTGTTTGTCGTTCGACATTCTCCGCGATAACCTCGGCACCGACCGCGCGACGTACCCGCACACCTCGTGGATCGTCACCGGTACACAAGCGGGCGAAGTCCCCGGCGAGGGCAAGGCCAAGGACGAACTCGTCATTATGCGATTGGGCAACTTGTCCAAGACCCAGCACGATGACGATGATTCCGAcgacgaggacgaggacgatgacgatgaggCAAACGATGAAGATGCCACGCTCGACTTTTTGACCATCCCGCACGTCGGTTCGGTCAACCGTGTGCGTGCGGCGCCTGCTCCCGTAGGCGGCGCCGTACCCGACCCTTACCACGTCGCCACCTTTTCCGAAACAGGCAAAGTCCACATCTTTGATGTTCGCCCGTATATCGATACTCTTGCCGGCCCTTCCCGTCCTCGTCAAAAGCTGCCAGTGCACACCATCACCAACCACGGTCGCGCAGAAGGCTTTGCAGTCGAATGGGGGGCCACCGGCTTGCTGACAGGTGATATCGACCGCAAAATCTACTTGACCACCGTCACACCATCCGGCTTCACCACCTCGCCCAACCCTTACCTCAGCCACACGTCCAGCGTCGAAGATCTTCAATGGAGTCCAACCGAACCGACAGTCTTTGCCTCGGCTTCAGCAGACAGGACAGTGAGGGTCTG
This DNA window, taken from Cryptococcus gattii WM276 chromosome C, complete sequence, encodes the following:
- a CDS encoding uncharacterized protein (Similar to SGTC gene model, INSD accession EAL21579.1), whose protein sequence is MHIPRLPLPPRRSITLRHLSTRPPPPPTHQAPPTSFTAKASPRQTLAHPEELRGMPPRTPRTAANKGNVNVGERGKGRDGKEVFEAFEGPSRPRLIYERPGGKELPKVRGTAPFVIALGLLGLGWGLFLLHATNSERLSSSVLRQATFQLRNSKEVIALLGENVRLVDEWWALGSPWISGTINLMQGRVDLSFRIKGSKGAGTVYFTSIRPQEQGAWRIVRYKVIADDGQVIRLEDQAIRPEQKSTN
- a CDS encoding ribosome biogenesis-related protein, putative (Similar to TIGR gene model, INSD accession AAW42651.1), which encodes MGKRTLEAADLPVSKAAATGQETARSPAIDEEMGEFEDRWEDEIESEEEEIVVNDAEADGDGKSHFLSEDSESAPPATQTYLPGTAIADDEQLVPDNSVYLALHSLSYSWPCLSFDILRDNLGTDRATYPHTSWIVTGTQAGEVPGEGKAKDELVIMRLGNLSKTQHDDDDSDDEDEDDDDEANDEDATLDFLTIPHVGSVNRVRAAPAPVGGAVPDPYHVATFSETGKVHIFDVRPYIDTLAGPSRPRQKLPVHTITNHGRAEGFAVEWGATGLLTGDIDRKIYLTTVTPSGFTTSPNPYLSHTSSVEDLQWSPTEPTVFASASADRTVRVWDVRAKGRKSVVSVEAHSEDVNVISWNKGVDYLLVSGGDEGGLKVWDLRMFKDTPSPVAQFQWHTAPITSVEWHPTDSSVFAASGSDDQLTLWDLSVEPDEDEAPITSADKHITAVPPQLLFVHQGQKDVKELHWHPQIPGMVISTASDSFNVFKTISC
- a CDS encoding uncharacterized protein (Similar to TIGR gene model, INSD accession AAW42650.1): MSAEDFELAPGQISDSVRHKLEIEEGNKNVQYQRFHTKQTQDYLAHLRPNVKDVDQFWLIVLLSHQLIAPHVTSKLDQHALSFLEDIELKQDVNDFRPYELVFHFKENPYFTNKTLSKKYTLKKGLKPAPTDGSVTDELRKFNEEQDLQVNPITIDWKDGQNLCERMPRQAQAQPEGGEADDLENGFEGDPGSFFWYFQEKADFFNFGEQFKDDILPEAFAYFEGRGESGFGADSDDDDDDDDSLDEEDDEDEDEIDLEEDEKPKKKRKVGAH